From a single Lolium rigidum isolate FL_2022 chromosome 7, APGP_CSIRO_Lrig_0.1, whole genome shotgun sequence genomic region:
- the LOC124675621 gene encoding abnormal spindle-like microcephaly-associated protein homolog, whose amino-acid sequence MTPAMVAVLRESLREVCSLEDVEQRMGRFMSAHACQEVLLMMCQVCKNIDERRLKMKAHCPIATDLRLKENATRVFMCYNPEWLRIGLHIVLGGDALVQSGSWKLDKELKLLLEKQLFCQNMPPKTFARNNRTGCTEASGNIILKRMFLLVAALDRAKMESALPLKSGIDSLDDGGSPPLFCHKAHIKSSRQIVQESLAEAMHGEGDLLMHLSTMGYKLNYEQLALSEYDFTIRNLFEDLQDGIILCRVVQLLLSDASIISRVIAPSDTHKKKLQNCTMAIQYIKQAGVLLSDADGVIISAEDIANGDKELILSLIWNIFIRMQLPLLVNKTSLARELSRLKAPTLEQSISETKSHMGLLYDWIQVVGAKYGISVESSSQIDRRALNYLISYYLNISIHGCPLKETFSDCRKELFSCHEQDTSTDIMSFPSRKIGKILGDFLQGFPASDILANDVLFDEKGAIVLTALLCSHLTNDKRLEQLRNFINARLDYQSVQNKVSAAIISPRKNDVKYQPPQTDNTDDSCRRQERAATTIQTQIRQMIAKNKYHKLKTSISILQGAIRAWSAVNMISKYRCLAATLSTHWRSDGDYSRYFNFISERHRFVRMRRSAIVIQQAVRIWIRERNRSENIELFESHEFLDTTASSKSHCIEMYHGEIETIACKDAGASIASAAPQCLDETECTDSTTILQLGDQYSNYVAPAIQLCNSGHEFVASPSPHSKSGSINTVTKHLFEDETANIASDTELVYKDDVDCGSNISCGASFQHERPVSAQLDFLLCKDGMAARKIQFAYRRFVQDRSSRMSAATKIQSHWRGFTMRICFKRQVEATIAIQSVIRQNLCSWAFHQHHDAAIEIQRIARGHFARKRLLGSVLQVYSTLFTLDQSQHKRFHQSAELKIVVYSALRLQRWWRKVILHQSIRKSAIAIQSSVRGWLARKQVRQITSCICLIQRWWRKVLFLESRKRAVTAIQSHVRGWIARRASIRKKKCITIIQSYVKAYHVRKASKQEVADIRSRIQKTSKQVDDDMRLSRLISALSHITGCRSISSIRQTCTRLRTATEHSEKCCETLVGAGAVDILLKQIPNLNRGMPDQEVLKQVLYTLQNIARFPNLRPILVNNPQLVTTIFQELLR is encoded by the exons ATGACGCCTGCTATGGTGGCCGTGCTACGGGAGTCCCTCAGGGAGGTGTGCAGCTTGGAGGATGTGGAGCAGAGGATGGGCAGGTTCATGAGCGCCCACGCGTGCCAGGAGGTGCTCCTCATGATGTGCCAAGTTTGCAAG AACATTGATGAGAGAAGACTCAAGATGAAAGCACATTGCCCTATCGCTACTGATCTTAGGCTGAAAGAGAATGCGACTAGAGTTTTCATGTGTTACAATCCAGAGTGGCTCAGGATAGGCTTACatattgtccttgggggtgatgcctTGGTACAGAGTGGATCCTGGAAACTGGACAAGGAGCTGAAACTTCTTCTGGAGAAGCAATTGTTTTGTCAAAACATGCCTCCAAAAACTTTTGCTCGCAACAACAGAACAGGTTGTACTGAAGCATCAGGCAACATCATACTGAAAAGAATGTTTCTGCTTGTCGCTGCCCTAGACAGAGCGAAAATGGAAAGTGCACTGCCTCTCAAATCTGGAATCGATAGCCTTGATGATGGTGGATCCCCTCCATTGTTTTGTCACAAAGCCCACATAAAATCTAGCCGGCAAATTGTTCAGG AGTCTTTGGCTGAGGCAATGCATGGAGAAGGTGATCTCCTTATGCATCTATCAACAATGGGATACAAACTGAATTACGAGCAG CTTGCTCTGTCAGAGTATGACTTCACTATAAGAAATTTATTTGAAGATCTCCAGGATGGCATAATTCTTTGTAGGGTTGTTCAGCTCCTGCTTTCTGACGCATCGATTATTTCG CGAGTGATTGCTCCGTCAGATACACATAAAAAGAAATTGCAAAATTGCACCATGGCTATCCAGTATATCAAGCAAGCTGGGGTTCTATTATCTGATGCAGATGGAGTCATAATTTCAGCAGAAGACATTGCTAATGGCGACAAGGAACTAATTCTTTCGTTGATATGGAATATCTTCATTCGTATGCAG TTACCCTTGCTGGTAAACAAAACTTCACTAGCTCGTGAATTATCCAGGTTAAAAGCACCGACACTG GAACAATCAATCTCTGAGACCAAGTCGCACATGGGCTTGCTTTACGATTGGATTCAG GTGGTAGGTGCAAAATATGGCATAAGTGTGGAAAGTTCCTCTCAGATTGACAGGAGAGCGCTGAACTATTTAATAAGTTACTATTTGAACATTAGCATTCATGGCTGTCCCCTGAAG GAAACATTTTCTGATTGTCGAAAGGAACTGTTCAGTTGCCACGAGCAAGATACTTCCACTGATATCATGAGCTTTCCATCTAGGAAAATAGGAAAAATTCTTGGAGACTTTCTTCAG GGTTTTCCAGCTAGTGACATCTTAGCCAATGATGTATTATTTGATGAAAAGGGTGCAATAGTTTTAACTGCACTCCTATGTTCACATCTGACTAATGATAAAAGATTG GAGCAACTACGGAATTTTATAAATGCGAGATTGGACTACCAAAGCGTGCAGAATAAAGTTTCTGCTGCAATTATATCTCCAAGAAAGAATGATGTGAAGTATCAACCCCCTCAGACAGATAACACAGATGATTCATGCAGGAGACAGG AGCGGGCTGCTACTACTATACAAACTCAAATCAGACAAATGATTGCAAAGAACAAATATCATAAGCTTAAGACATCAATATCTATCCTGCAAGGTGCTATAAGAGCTTGGTCAGCTGTTAACATGATAAGCAAGTATAGGTGTCTAGCAGCCACCCTCTCTACTCACTGGCGATCAGATG GAGACTACAGCAGATATTTTAATTTCATATCAGAAAGGCATAGATTTGTTCGAATGAGAAGATCTGCCATTGTGATTCAGCAGGCTGTTAGGATTTGGATTAGGGAAAGGAATAGGTCTGAGAACATTGAGCTTTTTGAAAGCCATGAATTCTTGGATACTACAGCTTCGTCGAAAAGCCATTGCATAGAAATGTACCATGGTGAGATTGAAACCATAGCTTGCAAGGATGCGGGTGCCTCAATAGCTTCTGCTGCCCCTCAATGCCTTGATGAGACGGAATGTACAGACTCAACCACCATTCTGCAGCTTGGCGACCAATACAGTAACTATGTAGCTCCTGCCATTCAGCTCTGCAACAGTGGGCATGAGTTTGTAGCGTCTCCTAGTCCTCATAGCAAGAGCGGCTCCATAAATACTGTAACTAAGCACCTATTTGAAGATGAGACTGCAAACATTGCATCAGACACTGAACTTGTGTACAAGGATGACGTGGACTGTGGAAGCAATATTTCTTGTGGAGCTTCATTCCAGCATGAACGGCCTGTATCTGCCCAGCTCGATTTCTTACTTTGCAAAGACGGAATGGCTGCTCGAAAGATACAGTTTGCATATAGAAGATTTGTACAGGATAGATCCTCAAGAATGTCTGCTGCAACTAAAATTCAGAGCCACTGGCGTGGTTTCACCATGCGGATCTGTTTCAAAAGGCAAGTTGAAGCTACCATTGCCATCCAATCTGTAATAAGACAGAACTTGTGCAGCTGGGCTTTTCACCAGCATCACGATGCTGCAATAGAAATTCAGCGTATTGCCAGAGGACATTTCGCTAGAAAGAGGCTATTGG GTTCTGTACTGCAAGTCTACTCTACCCTTTTTACACTTGACCAAAGTCAGCATAAAAGATTTCACCAAAGTGCTGAACTAAAAATTGTGGTGTACTCAGCTTTAAGGCTACAAAGATGGTGGAGGAAGGTCATATTACACCAGTCTATCAGAAAATCAGCCATTGCAATTCAATCCTCAGTTCGTGGTTGGTTAGCTCGTAAACAAGTCAGACAAATTACCTCCTGTATCTGTCTCATTCAA AGATGGTGGAGAAAGGTTCTGTTTCTTGAATCAAGGAAACGAGCTGTGACTGCTATCCAGTCCCATGTTCGTGGTTGGATAGCACGACGTGCATCTATTAGAAAAAAGAAGTGTATTACTATTATTCAG TCCTATGTCAAAGCCTACCATGTGAGGAAAGCTTCAAAGCAAGAAGTTGCTGATATAAGGTCTAGAATACAGAAGACTTCCAAACAAGTTGATGACGACATGCGCCTCAGTAGGCTAATTTCTGCACTGTCGCATATCACTGGCTGTAGGAGCATCAGCAGCATTCGACAAACCTGCACAAGATTAA GGACTGCTACAGAGCATTCTGAGAAGTGCTGTGAGACACTTGTCGGTGCTGGTGCTGTAGATATTCTGCTGAAGCAAATCCCTAACCTGAACCGTGGGATGCCTGACCAGGAAGTCTTGAAGCAAGTACTCTATACACTGCAGAACATCGCAAGATTCCCAAATCTTCGACCGATTTTAGTGAACAACCCACAGTTGGTAACCACTATCTTCCAGGAGCTTCTGAGGTAA